The Vigna radiata var. radiata cultivar VC1973A chromosome 6, Vradiata_ver6, whole genome shotgun sequence DNA segment TCTTTGGCTTCTAACACCATATTCATTGATGATAACAAAATTGCTCTTGATATTTTTAagtatagttttatatttaaatcttgTAAACCGAAAAAATGTGATTGATTGGAAAAAAATTCATTGAAAATGACATATTAGATATTTTTAGAAAGATTAATTATGCAAAATATTTTGtcataataatatgatataagataaaactataatttttgtGTGGGTCTACACAAAGTCTAAAATGACAGAAAAAAGAATATACTTATTGTAGGAAGTTGCATGGTAACTATGATGAGGTGTAACCGCCCTATTGAAAAACGTGGCGCCTATTATTTAACTAccaacttcttcttcttcaacagTAGGCACAGTTTTTTGACCATCATaacttaaagtttaatttattttaaaaataaagagaaagagcTTTAACAAATTGAAGATAAATATATCTTGATACACAATGTATAAGGTATAAAGAGTAGTCAGcctatatataaaatcaaatataattataaagttcTAATAATTAACATTGGGGATAAATTAGCAATTTTTTTAAAgcttaattgatttaataatattacaataaaattatgtatatttatgcTATAAAATATTGTAGTCAGAAAAGAAGCTCGGTATCTCACTGGCTACTTTGAATTAGGTGTGCTATATTCACTTTTGTTATGGCGTTATTATATATTGTGCTACTTCTTTGCACTTTCGTTTCTATTCAAATTTCTCGacaaaaaacaaagcaaaaatgAAGACAAATAATTGAGACCATTTCTATGTCAAAGTCTTCCACTTGTCagtaaaaaaaacagaaatagtaaaatatactAGTTAACTCGATTATTATAAAACTTAACTATCTTCttctatataattaaaagatagTATATCCTAATTAAATGTTAACAAACTATTTtacaaggaaaatgaaaaagagaattaaataagataaacaaAATGTATAGTATCGATTGGCTTAATTTCGCCATAATATTATAGATcgatttaacaaaataattagtaaaacaaataaaatcgcaccactttattaaaaaatttaactgaTCGTTTGATTAACCAACCGGATGTATGTTTAACATGATTAAGAGTATATAAAGATATTAACACAAATAAGTTTTTTGGTAATCATGATTAAAAGgtgattaaattataattaaatcaataataaataaaaattcattataatttatataaataaagaatttatgtaaaataattaaaataattcattacttcatttaatattaaaattactatatcttttgtaatttaaacataaaaccATATCTTTGTAAGGACTATCCGAATTATTGCAAAGACAATATCAAACTAAACtgaacaaaaaatttaaaagagaaaagaaaaataatcgaAAACCGAATCACTTCACAAGTATTAATTCTAAACCAATCTGAAAAGTGTGGGTTCCATTTTACATAGAGTAATGCCCATTGGCCTTAGCTTTTCGTcctaacaaaatattttattaacacttgcaaaagtaaaataaaaaatatattttttcttaccctttatattattctttaagtcaactaatatatatttatattcttatttttacaaTGTCATagtatattattgtttttttcttatctttttctttctggaATTTTTTTTCCACAATAAACTAAGTCTAATTTTGGAAGAATGTGCAGAAAAGATAGCACGCCAAGCAAATGTGACGATTATGCTTTTGTTTTgcatatattcattcatcaCTGACAAGTTGAAGGTTGCATTTTTCCAAGTTTCAATCTTCACTCACCAAACCATGTCAGGCAATCATCACTTCcttctcttcatcttcttcaccaccttctccttcttctctccCATTCATTCCCTCTTCTTCAACATAACCAACTTTGATGATCCAACAACCTCGTCCGACATATCCTACCAGGGTGATGGAAGATCAACCAACGGCTCCATCGACCTCAACAAAGTTAGCTACTATTTTCGTGTCGGAAGGGCTCTCTACTCCAAACCCCTCCACCTCTGGGACCCATCTTCCAATGTAGTCACCGACTTTGTCACACGCTTCACCTTCTCCATTGATAGAGTAAACAACTCTGAGACCTCTTATGCAGATGGCTTTGCGTTTTACCTAGCTCCTCTTGGCTACCAGATCCCACCAAATTCTGCAGGTGGCACCTTTGCCCTCTTCAACGCCACCACAAACAGTGAACTCCCTGAAAACCATGTTTTTGCTGTGGAGTTTGACACCTTCATTGGCTCCACTGATCCCCCAATGAAACATGTCGGTGTAGACGACAACTCTTTAACCTCTGTGGCGTTTGCGAACTTTGACATCGACAAGAACCTCGGAAAAATGTGTCACACTTTGATCACCTACACCGCCTCCACTCAAACCCTCTTTGTTGCTTGGTCCTTCAAAGGAATACCAACCACAAAGGACAACGACAACAACTCCTCTCTGTCTTACCAGATCGACCTCAAGAAAATTCTTCCAGAGTGGGTCAATATTGGTTTCTCTGCCTCAACCGGACTTTACACTGAACACAATGTTATTTATTCGTGGGAGTTCAACTCCACTTTGAAAGATTCCTCCGTGGATAATGAGGGTGTGAAACTAAAACACAAAGGGTCAAAGCTTGTGTTAATAGTTGCGGTTCTCTGTCCACTGGTTCTTCTTTTAGTGGCGGCGAGTATTTTTGTCTTCGTGTTGAtaaggaaaaagagaagaatggATGATTGTATGTTATATGATGTTGGAGACGACGAGGTGGGTCCAACTTCAGTTAAATTTGATCTGGATAGAGGAACTATCCCGAGAAGATTCGAGTACAAAGAGCTTGTGGATGCCACTAACGGTTTTTCAGACGAAAGAAGGCTGGGACAAGGAGCTTCGGGGCAGGTATACAAGGGTGTGTTGAGTTACCTGGGAAGAGTTGTGGCGGTGAAGAGAATATTTGCAGACTTCGAGAATTCAGAGAGAGTGTTCACGAACGAGGTGAGGATAATAAGCCGTTTAATCCACAAAAACTTGGTCCAGTTCATAGGGTGGTGTCACGAAGAAGGTGAATTTATGTTGGTTTTCGAGTACATGCAAAATGGAAGCCTAGACTCTCATTTGTTTGGAAACAAGAGGATTTTGGAGTGGCGTGCGAGGTACAAGATTGCTTTAGGTGTGGTAACTGCGCTTCAATATCTTCACGAGGACGCAGAGCAATGTGTGCTACACAGGGACATAAAATCAGCGAATGTGTTGTTGGACATGGAATTCAACACAAAGGTGGGGGATTTTGGCATGGCGAAATTGGTGGATCCAAGGCTGAGAACTCAACGAACTGGGGTGGTTGGAACTTATGGTTACTTAGCACCTGAATATGTGAACGGAGGAAGAGCAAGCAGGGAATCAGATATATACAGTTTTGGAGTGGTGGCATTGGAGATAGCAAGTGGGAGGAGGACATACCAAGATGGTGAGTTTCATGTTAGTTTGATGAATTGGGTGTGGCAGCTTTATGTGGAAGGAGAACTTATGAGAGCTGCAGATGAGAAACTGAAAGAGGAGTTTGATGAGAATGAGATGAGAAGTTTGCTTGTGGTGGGTTTGTGGTGCACAAACCCTAATGATAAAGAGAGGCCTAAGGCTGCAGAAATCATGAAGGTTTTGCAGCTTCAATCACCATTGCCGCTGCTTCCACTTGATATGTATGAACGTGCTCCTCCCATGCAACCCATTAGGATGCCACATCATCATTCAGGCCAATCTTCACCCATTACTAATAGTCTTGTTAGTGTTGGAAGATAgatatgtttctttttcttcatcaagTCTTTATTCATAAGATTGGTCAAACAGACAGTAATTTGAACATGTACAAATCTATATCAgcctttatatatattatttatttttctttgttgacTCATATATTCTTATCAGTATCACGACATTCTATCTtatatttcatttgatatatcttAAACGacactattattttaatatttataaaatatttacacacatttactattttaactttcaatatatctgttttataaaataaaaataagtttaaacatctttttgattcctaagttataagcagatgtttagtttagtctccgttttttaaaatgtaaatatttggtttttaagttataaaaaatgaattaaataagtcctttttttgacttgaaatattatttttggttaacAACTCTTAGATtgttctgatttgtttcttaataataacaacattttAGATtgttttttgtactttaaacatgaacatcaaaaaaggactcatttaatacattttttaaaacttaaaaatcagaaatttacattttaaaaaatagagtatAAATTGAACAAGTAGTTATaacttagagaaaaaaaaaaaaggttaaaccataaaaatatattgaaagttGTGTGAGGTTATAATCATTAAGTGCAACTTGATAACTTATTTTGATTGGACAGCGTTTAATATTGCAAGTGGCCGCTGGTTCATTGAATGATTCGTGTAGGCTTACCTGGCTTCCAACTATTTACCAAAACGACAACAatcttatgttttcttttctattatcCATCTATATTCAATAATGAATGACACAAAGGTATTctctaatatataaaaaactagCAATCAACCAGTCACGAAATGAGTTGGGTGaaatgaatttttcaaaaaaaatcaattataactaataaaagtttcttgttttttgaaagtatttgataacaattataatatttatggaTAAAATTCATAGAAGTTTATTTTTCTAACATATTAGACTGCCAGTTAAGCTATacaattatctttaaattttatactaattacatgtattaaattaaaataatcaacttaattcttttacttttgttgttAAAATTTGGGGGACATTATAATCACGGAAAGATAAGTagtacaaatattataaaaaatgcaATTGTTTGGTATCATAACTCCAAACCCAAAAGTAACATAAATATAAAGCTGCATTAGGTACACTTGTGTTTAAACAGACTTTAAGATACATGTTTTTTCAGTCTCACAGCGAGTCTTCGAAAAACTCCAAACTCTATGTAACCTGTATCACACGttacttttgtttgtttattagaataaaatctTTTCTGTATAATTGACTTgtcttttacaatattttatattatgaagtatatatatatatatatatatatatatatatatatatatatatatatatatatatatataatttttttaaaataagaaattaaaaaaccatATACGTTAaagtgaaaattaatatatcGAAAggatattcaattattttaatttgaaaataattttcagagatctaatgaaaatttcaaaataaataattaaataaaaacatatataaaaatttatttttaatctttaaaattttaagaatcatatttgatattatattatattttatatcaatatttttttttctaatgattAATTATAAGTAGTTTAATCAAAACTCAAGAGTAACTTGTTTATAAATTTGCTTATGATacatattatcaaatatatgtttttttttttatattttagtgcaatttcattataaaatcattaaatatgataatttttaaaaacatttcaaacTTTGGTAAGTCGTACTAAATTCtcatgacttttttttataaaatcccTTTATGCTgacacaatttctttttaattgaaataaatttgtttcaagttttgaaaaagttgaaGTCATCATAACTTGAGATGACTTCAGTATATTTcataaagaaattaaagttaTCATAGTATTATATAACCTTACTACATTtgaatttaacatattttgtatAGGGATTAGAGTCATCACAACATCATATGACTTTAGTATATTCTATAAAACACATAAGTTGTCTCAAGTTGTAACTAGAGTTatcaaaatgggttacaaccGATTGACCAACCTGACTCACCATAAGTTCGGACctggttgagtttgaaaaaaatgtatttttttatacggGTAATTTTCAACCCGATTCAAAACTCGACTCATCtaggttgaacctgtggtgagtCAGTTGACTCACCAACcaacctaattttatttattaatttattatcttatgaaaccttaaaaaataCCATCCGGCTTATTATACGTGGAttgtattgtacttttttttttattattttgaattgtcttgagtttaacataattttgggagtgaaatttatttatatttgaattacaaaaagtttgtaactttttttattttaaaaaaatataattaagtgagctagtgagtcaactcgtttaacccaccaactcgtggtgggttAAGccaggtttaatattttctggctcgctaataaatgaaccaGGTTGAGTTGACtgactaagtgaccaacccatggtgggtcgggccgaATCGAGCCGGGTAGCCTGTTTTGACAGCACTATGACAACTTCAACTTTTTCATAAAGGTCATCTTGACTTGACACGATTTCATTTgagttgaaataaaataacataagcATAGTACACTTTATTCTTTATGAAGTCATGCCAACTTGGCACAAATtatccaaattcaatttttctttttaaaagttattccATTTTGgtaatttcaaaatgaaattaccTCACAAGgataaaaaaatctcaaatatcTAATATTCAACACACTAAGTATATCAAGAAAAATctcaaatgaaagaaatgactgAAAGAATGACACAGATGGAGAATGAGATTAtgttattatgaaaaattgGCATATTAAATACTATAGAAAAAACCGATATTGGTGTCAGTAGTGGCGAAGAGAGTTGcacattttcatcaaataattttcTCGAGGTAACTAACTTATCTAAAATTAGTGTAATTTGTTTACTTTAAAAGCTCTCTACATTTGCTTACTTTAAAGGTTCTCTACATTTGTTAACtatcttataattatattttaaaatatatgggGTGTCAAGTTGTAAATTGTTTGTAGCACCACCATTACTTTGCTTGGTTGCCAATGAGAAATTGCatagttttaaaattgataCACTACATGGTAGACCTCAACCTAATGGACATGTAAAAGTTAGTATAGATATTACTCTAAAACCAAATTTATCCTTGACTATACCTAATGTTGATGATGCCATGTTGATAATAGGACAAACAATAGGTACATTTGTGGCATGACTAATCAATCTCTTACATGTTGTTGATGAAGTATGTTTATACAACTATATTCTTTCATATTACGaacatatattttatctattaactaacttgttcaattgatgatgtTTTAGGATTTCACTCtatccaaaagaaaaaagaataataatacaaatcAATATGTTGCACctaaaaagaaaatgtcaagAGAAAATGACTATTCAACATACTCCTTAAAAATCGTTTCATCTCATTTTTCTTGAATGGTACAACTACCTCTCTTCATTATGGAAACTAAATTCATCATAGTCACTTTTCccaatataaatgaaaaaaagacaTTTAAACTAGATGATGATACAAAAACCATTAATATagaatttacaatatatatatatatatatatatatatatatatatatatatatgtatgtatgtatgtatgtatgtatgtatgtatatgtatatgtatatatatatgttaacaaAATTTTTCGTGTGAAATTATCTATACATTATTTGTAGAATAATGACTATGGAACAATATAATGATCTTTCCATGCATCTATGATTATCTCTCAAATCtctacaaaatttattattttttttttacattttgctTTAATAACTTTGTTAATGTGAAACTAATATTAAAAGGGTGAaagcttaaaagaaaaaaaaatgttaattgaaTTTAGTAAGGCAAGATCTGTACTAGTAAGGGGAAATGAAATTTGCTCATACAATAAGCCCCCACCCCCCACTCTCActcactcacacacacacacataaaagaATATGGTACAAAAGATTGATGAGTTATTCACTAACTCATAAAATGACAAATGAAATggacaataattaattaaataacaatttttatgtTAAGAACTTGAGTTGGATGTTGAAGTAGAATTAATGCACAAAATTAAATCTATTGCAGACGTACCAAATGacttctttgttaatttttcaaCCGTTGATTGCATTCTCTTTGTCCGTGGTCACCTTTGTGTTTGACAGAGACAGGACTATGAACAATGAACCCATCAACTTCATAATTTGGTCCACCTTCTTGGCTAGAAGGGGGATGTGCATGCATGTCATATCCATCATCGTTGACCAATGTCAATGTCGGTGATGTACTTACCCCCAAACTTCTCCTTATAGAGTTTAAATCCGAAAGCAACTTCTGAGATGCAGTCTCAGAATGACATGCCTCCTCTACGATGTCATAGAAACGCTTACACAAAGTTTGGTACCTTTGCATCTTAGGTTCTTGAATGTGATTGCTATAACATGATGTAATCAGAGTGTGTCTTCTACGTACATTTTTGCTCCACCATCATGAAACATACTTTGTTGGTACATTACGCACATCTTCCCGACCTAGGACCAATAAGCAATGTTGACACAAGATTCCTCTAAACTCAAAAAGTTGGCAACTGCAGTGAATGTCAGTTGTGACAGGATCAAAATCaacaacataaaatttcaaaccaCATTGACCCTCTTAAATGAACTCTTCTTTCACATTTTACGAAGTCATACTACCTTCTTTGGTCATATTCTTAATGAAGCAATTCATTTGTGACTGGAATTCCTTTTGAACTTCCATAAATTTAGCTTGTGTGTACTCCATTTGATATTGTTTTTCAATAAGAGATTGAGATCCACATGGAAGTGTGGTATTTAATGACGAGAAATCagcttcattttctttttgcgCCTTTTGTCGTAGGGAGTTTTCGTACTGAAGGACAAATTATTGAAGTGTTGTGCTTGAATTTATGAATCCATCGAAGAAGGAGTTCATGCCCTCACTTCTTTGGGTTGTTGACATTTCCGTCCAAAATTGATGTTTCATATAACAAAGAACTCATCGCTCTCTATCTTCCTTCAATGAACTCAGTCATTCGTTCTTCTCTAACTcattacatgtgattaaatttTCCCATCCTAACTCAAAGTCCTCAGTAGTGATTGACTCATACACAAGAGTCTTCAGTTGATTTTTGATTA contains these protein-coding regions:
- the LOC106764612 gene encoding L-type lectin-domain containing receptor kinase IX.1-like, with protein sequence MLLFCIYSFITDKLKVAFFQVSIFTHQTMSGNHHFLLFIFFTTFSFFSPIHSLFFNITNFDDPTTSSDISYQGDGRSTNGSIDLNKVSYYFRVGRALYSKPLHLWDPSSNVVTDFVTRFTFSIDRVNNSETSYADGFAFYLAPLGYQIPPNSAGGTFALFNATTNSELPENHVFAVEFDTFIGSTDPPMKHVGVDDNSLTSVAFANFDIDKNLGKMCHTLITYTASTQTLFVAWSFKGIPTTKDNDNNSSLSYQIDLKKILPEWVNIGFSASTGLYTEHNVIYSWEFNSTLKDSSVDNEGVKLKHKGSKLVLIVAVLCPLVLLLVAASIFVFVLIRKKRRMDDCMLYDVGDDEVGPTSVKFDLDRGTIPRRFEYKELVDATNGFSDERRLGQGASGQVYKGVLSYLGRVVAVKRIFADFENSERVFTNEVRIISRLIHKNLVQFIGWCHEEGEFMLVFEYMQNGSLDSHLFGNKRILEWRARYKIALGVVTALQYLHEDAEQCVLHRDIKSANVLLDMEFNTKVGDFGMAKLVDPRLRTQRTGVVGTYGYLAPEYVNGGRASRESDIYSFGVVALEIASGRRTYQDGEFHVSLMNWVWQLYVEGELMRAADEKLKEEFDENEMRSLLVVGLWCTNPNDKERPKAAEIMKVLQLQSPLPLLPLDMYERAPPMQPIRMPHHHSGQSSPITNSLVSVGR